GCTCAATATGGTTGGAGGTGGGTTAACTTCAGACAACACAGCAAGCCACCAGcactgggcaggtcagtgggGTGCTGAGGATTGAAAAGCTCTCTGAAACAGCCCAGTCCAGGAGATATCCTTCAGAAGCTTTGAAGAGTCACTGATTCAAACCAAAACAACTGCAGTAATGACTGGTGACAATGTGACTTGTTTAAGCTCTTCATTCAAGTATTCCAGTGAAACTGTGTCTCCTCATTAGgaacaacattacagaacaaTAATTTCCAATCCAAAGACGACCATTCTGTGGCAACCTACACTTACATTCAAGGTCTGTTCACATTCATAAGTCTGTTATTgttaaaccaacaaaaaataaacctgaatcTCTTCAGTTAAAAATCAAGGAAACAAACCCAGCGATTGACAGTATCTTATCTCCTTTCAATGGTCTCATCACTGTACCACACATATATCAAATTTATAACGAGTTCACTTGTCACTCAGTACTATGCTTCAGCTCATTCTGTGGTATTTAAATAAACCCGCTCATATTTCCTTCGGCTTGGGGtcgtttgcatttggaaggacaATTTCTCTCGATAAAATTAACTAGCATGCAAACGGCACTGTAAGGAAATCATTAGCAAAAGAGCGCAAGTTAAAAGGGACCCCGTTTTTCACTTTTTGCATGTAAACATGGCCATGGTCTCACTTCAGAGGTGTTCATATTCTAATTGTTCTGATTATCTTTTACAATTCACATGTCAATGCTTTTAGTCACAAAGAACAGTGACCTTTCTTCACTTCTAAAGCAGTGATTCACAGCCCTGGTCCAGTGTTTGCtgggttttgttccaactgagctctcagttactgaaATGAACACTCAAGTGAACTAACAATTTggttaatcacatttttaaactatttttcagCTCTTAAGTAGTTGAAGATTTCAAGCACTATTCAGTTTCATACAGAACCTGAAATATCCATCTCTCTCAAATCATTCAACAGCTTTGATCAGGCAAATAGTTgaactgagtgttttgtttaattggatTATAAATGGTTACTCAAAAAAAAGGTTTCTACCTACAGTGACCGGACCAAGAAGTGATTAAACAGGCCTTTGTTTCCATTGACTTACAGCACAGTATAGGGCAGCAGGGCTCTGCACTGTTCACTGGAGGgttgtgggttcaatcccagATGGGGGACACTGCTATTGTACCCTGGaacaaggtactttacctagattgctcaaGTAAAAACCCAACAGTATAAAAAgaggtaattgtatgtaaaaataatgtgatatgaTTGTAAGGGCATCTAAggaaataacactaataatactGGGGGCAATGTAATTGAATGATAATGGGAGTGCggcattaacaggagtgatattaagtaGCTAGTAGTGTAACCCATCTGCTCCCTGCCTCTCAGTCCTGCTGTGGATAATATGACACAGTAGAGTGATGTCGTCACAGCTACTCAGAGTCACTCACCTGCTGGACTGCACTCTGAATGGGAGCTCCCCCCGTCTTCCTTTCCACATCCTTGCATGCTGTTGGGAGAGCTGGCTCCCGCTCCAGCGCCCTGCACTCTCAGGCAGATTCTCTTCAGCACCACACTACATGCCCGCAGGCATACAGGACCCAGCGCAGGGGGGGCTGCTTTCAAGGAAACTGGTTCTTCTGTCTGGCAGATCCCCAATTCACTGGGTTCAGCTTTAATCCCAGCACTCCCCTCTGGCTTGATCGCGCTGCATGGCAtgatctcacagagctcctgtttaatggggagggaagccagTGCAGATAGTAATGTAATGGGGACCACTTCAAGTTCAGGGAGCTCCTCTTTAATCAGGTCAGATTCAGTCTTCACGCTGTCCATGGCATCACACATGGTTCTGCTTAGTGGCTGCtgcaagaagaaaatgaaaaaggattAAAAATACTATGAAAGCTGTTTAACAAGAGCAGCTATCTGGGTTTTTAAAAGATGAAGTACTCAGTCCCTGGATGTTGTTGCTGAGTAACATTCATGCAATTTTCACCTCCAGTGTTAATATCCAGACAAGTTTTTACACttcaaaaaaaggaaaatagagGTGTCCCGATAAGATTGTCTTGCCCAATACCGAGAGCCGATTCGAGTTctgattttttgtgttttacctcATTAGActaacagacagaaagacacagagagaacacagacagacaatgcaaactttaaaaaatgtactgtagaacAGTTGATTTTAGCATCATTTAAAAAGATTGCCATTATGGAGAGCAATGACAAACCTGCCAGAGAAATGAAGTGCTTACGTGTGATAATATCCATCACCTATAAGTGAGGCATTGAAGTAAAGAAATGGGATCCTCAAACACCAGGTCCTTTCCAGGCTGCAGGCGGCTTGAAAACTGATTTCTCACAGAGGACAGTCTGTTCATTTTTTTGATGAGGACAGCACTTAAGAAACACATCTTTGCATGTTAACAgcacaaaggaaaaaaacaaagtttttgggTTTGCCATCATTACCAGGTTAAGTGGCATCTAcgcaatacaatatatttcatAAATACCACTTCCAGTACCTCTTCTTTAATGggacctggtcctgctgtctgGGGAATCTCCAGTTCATTGCTCTCATCTTTAATATCAGGCACCTCTGTCTTGATGCTGTCACATGGCATCTCCTGTTTCATGGGGAGGGAAGGCAATCCGGAGAAAACCAGTCTAATGGGGACTAGTTCAAGCTCAGGGAGCTCCTCTTTAATGGGGACAGATTCCATCTTCACAAGATCCCTGGCATCAGACACGGAGGTTCTGCTGAGtagctgcagcaaaaaaaaaaaaaaaaaaaaaaaaaaaaaaaagaaaatttagtAGAATTGATGAAATCAAAAGAGAGATAAGGGACTCACAAAATATTACTAGCAGGGTGTCTTTAGTATTAAAGGAAGTGAGAACTGAACTTGTGTTGCAGGTAAAGTTTGCAGAGGTTCAGCAGCAACTCTGTGCTCCCTATGTGGTGGAAGTAGTCAAAAACCATATTAAGTGTCACCAGTTTCTCAAgtagccaatcagaatgcagtattttgaacTTTAACTGGCTACCCTTTGAAACCAAtcatatatttatgttttaccAGAAGTGCCGCCCCTTTTAACAATCCTAGTCCATACCACTGCCATCTTGGCTTGTAATTTGATGATGTAATCTTCGTTAGTCTTTTGAGAAGGGGGATTCATCTCGGTTTGTAATTTGATGATGTAATCTTGGTTAGTGTTTTGAGAAGGTGGATTCATCTTtctttgtaatttaataaatcaAGAGAGAATCATTTatcatttacagtgaaaaaattTGTAAATACTAGCAGGTCAAGCAAcgttaagttaaaaaaaaaacatgctattgtaggatatatatatatatatatatatatatatatatatatatatatatatatatatatatatatatatatatatatatatatagagagagagagagagagagagagagagagagagagagagagagagagagatctggaaaaaattgagaccactgcaaaattatctcTGGTTTTAGTATGTATAGGTATGTgattgggtaaaatgaacatttttgttttattctataaactactgacaacatttctcccaaatttcaaataaaaatattgtcatttagagcatttctttgcagaaaatgacaactggtcaaaataaccaaaaagatgcagtgttatcagacctcgaataatgcaaagaaaataagttcatattcatttttaaacaacacaatactaaagttttaacttaggaagagttcataaatcaatatttggtggaataaccctgactttcaagcacagctttcatgcgtcttggcatgctctccaccagtctttgatgttgggtgactttatgccactcctggtgcaaaaattcaagcagctcagctttgtttgatgtcttgtgaccatccatcttcctcttgatcacattccagaggttttcaatggggttcaggtctggagattaagctggccatgacagggtcttgatctggtggtgcTCCATCCACAGCTTGATTGACCtgtctgtgtggcatggagcattgtacTGCTGGAAAAAActatcctcagagttggggaacattgtcagagcagaaggaagcaagttttcttccaggacaaccttgtacttggcttgattcatgcgtccttcacaacgacaaatctgcccgattccagccttgctgaagcacccccagatgagtccaattttcagctttgcccaacacctggtcgtctaatggttagacggagacctggagaggcctacaagccacagtgtctcgcacccactgtgaaatgtggtggaggatcggtgatgatctgggggtgctccAGTAAGGCTGGagtcaggcagctttggcatgaatcaagtacaaggttgtcctggaagaaaacttgcttccttctgctctgacaatgttccccaaccctgaggattgttttttccagcaggacaatgctccatgccacacagccaggtcaatcaaggtgtggatggaggaccaccagatcaagaccctatcaacttttttgttattttgaccagttgtcattttctgcaaataaatgctctaaatgacaatatttttatttggaatttgggagaaatgttgtcagtagtttatagaataaaacaaaaatgttcattttacccaaacacatacctataaatagtaaaaccagagaaactgataattttgcagtggtctcttaattttttccagagctgtatgtatctatgtatgtatgtgtgtgtgtatgtatatatatatatatatatatatatatatatatatatatatatatatatatatatatatatacacacacacacacacacacacacacacacacacacacacacacacatatgtgtgtgtgtataggccAAGCACAGACtacaatacaataacatttacagtttaaaatagcATATATGCATTCATTACTAGAACCTACCACTAAAAGGATTGATGGTAACGTTACACTGTAACAATCAACCTTTGAGCACCAACCCAACCCGGTATTCCCAGAATAAGAACAGGTTACTACCAAAGACcctttaaataatactgtataaagcAGATGGCAGGAAGGCAGTTTGACAGCAGTAATAGGgtataatagtaatagtaatagcgTGTCTTGCGGGGAtgtcagtaaattgtgttcaatctgtatgtgattttattggaaagtgtttattattaacataacattttgcataaaaaaccCCGCGTTTATCGTTTACTGATTCGAATAAATAATGACATATTGTGAGCTCCGACACCGTAGTTTGCTGTCCTGTtctttttagaaaagaaaaaaacaaatgtgtatcaAACTGCTctttaaatacttcttgaaaagtggggtggggggcaggtattactatcactgtgaggacaaaatttgagaaaatgtccccataaAGATAATGACACCTGAGAAAACGACGCGTGTGTGCGCGCGCactataaataaacagtttaattacCATTGCGTTTAAAAAGGCAGTATTAGCTAATGCTCTTACATGTTTCCATATAATACAGCTAGAGCAGCGATCGTGAACTATTTGCAGTATGTAATGCATGATAGAAAAGACAAACTGCGAGCATTTCCAGTGATATTTTCTCTCTGTATCTTGCAGGTTTACCTTTCCCAGTTTTCTCCTATCTAATGTAAAGTCTGCCCGAGCCATTTCCTATTCCACGTCATTTTTAGTAAGATTTCAGCGGGATTTATTTAGAGACACGCCTCCTTAACACACACGTTATTATTTCTACGATCGATGTTTTCCCTTTGCCTGTCAATAACTCTTTATCGTCGCAGTGCTTTCAGACCTGGCTGGCTTTATGAATATTCATGAACAGACAAGCGGGCGTGGTGTAGTTGTCAGTTGATAGGGTAGGTAGGTCGGCGGCAATTCAATTCCATGATAGTGGGTTAATTAatctatttgtattattataatcatGATTATTAATAGTACTTCCATCCTAACCACAGTTCATAGGCATACTAATGCCTCGGTGTGTGCTGCTTTTAATTGTGGCAACACCGTTAAAAAAAGGGAACACAGCGattacagaaataataacacGTGTGTGTTGAGCAGAGGTGTCTCAATGAATCCAGAtgaaccttgttaaaaaaaatgaaaccgaGTTCAAAAGAGAAAGCTGGGAATATATGAGCAGACCAGCggcggcaggatttaattcctggctggtgggccccaaattttcatggACGAGCCATTTATGATTTATAGACGTAAACGTAATGGCGTAATTACCAATATGCGTTCTGAGGACACTCACTCTATACCAGGGGTACTCAAACTCggccctggggaccccctgtgtctgctggctttcattccaaccgagctatCAATTACtgaactatacccttaattggactaataatttgcttaattagacatttttacttgctttcagctcttaaacagttgcagttcaagttacttatcaaatgctacagctaatttgaaatatgcaactgtagaattctctgatacagagcagaattcatggttccttcaatgatggcaagtcatccaggacCTGATGCAGccaagcatccccaaatcatgacactaccaccaccatgctttaccattGGTCTGAGGTTCTTACTATGGAATGCAGGGTTTGGTTTTCGctagacataatggggcccaagTTGGCCAACATTTTCCACTTTTGACTTGTGTccaaagaacattgttccagaactcttgaggatcatccaggtgctttttgatAAACTTaggacaagcattcatgttcttcttaatgAGCAGTGATTTCccccttgctactctgccatgaatcccatttttgcccagtgtctttctgatggtagaaCCATGAACACTGACCctagccaaggtgagagaggcctgtagatccctggatgttgttctagggttctttgtgacttcctggacgattttacaccttgctcttggagagattttgacagGATAGCCACACCTGGGAAGATTCACAACTGCcctaaactttctccatttggacaacatggttctgactgtggtttgttgGGCCCCAGAGACTTATAAATGGAtttataaccctttctagactgataggcttttttttttttttttttttttttttttccaggggtcatcaggaatttcttttgaacGAGGCAGAATGTGCccctagaacctgtgtgctgacaacttcactctgatggtaagggccaaagttagtcagatttatattgggcagggctggcccaaatcagggctgattgttaaccaaagtattcaaacagctgaccctaattatccctttaattgggttgagttaactaggggggggggggggggggggggcaataactttttcacacctgaagattgcatgtttggttaccttgcacaccaaacaatgaaagaagcaccaaactttggtgtcattttttctctgactccgTCTATATACTTCTATTACCCACAAAaggatctgaccaaattcaatgtgaaaaatgtgcaaaaatgcagataaTCAGAgaggaggcaaatacttttttacagcagtgtgtgtgtgtgtgtgtgtgtgtgtgtgtatatatatatatatatatatatatatatatatatatatatatatatatatatatatatatatatgcacagttgTTTAGCAGAACTTGTCTAACCTGTTTTGAAATGATTTGTAGAACTTCAAAGTTCCAATTTGCACCTCATTAGCTGCAGTCACTTCAATagcatgattatatatatatatatatatatatatatatatatatatatatatatatatatataaatgaatattgatgacttatttaaaactaataatCATTAATTAGAGCACAATACTTCCCCAGGAGGAATCGTGACGTGACGTCACACATTGAGTATTAACAAACTGTTGTTGCTCCAACAAACCACTAGGTGTCATCAAAGAGACAGGTAGGGTCGGCTGCACACAGAGCACTCGACACGGgcattcaaatacaaaacatgtaaagcagggtctccaaccctggtcctggagagctactgtggctgctggtttctgtttcaaccaatctcagttaattaaaccaattactACCTTACTTAGTCAAGaataacaggtgttccagatcttcagCCACTGCTGATgcaagacacctagaaaacctgctggatagggaaCCATGAATCTCCAGCCCAGGACAAGGGTTGGAGACTCCTGCACTAAACCAAAGGTTCCCAACTCTGGTCCTGCTTCTGACAAGTGCTTAATTAAAACTAAACCCTGCAGTAGGAGACACTGAGAAGCTGTGACAGAGTGGCTGTTCACATTAGAAGTAATGATGGATAAGCAGTGTATGAAATCAAGACTTTCAAAAGCAGCTCACCCTGAAATACACAAGGGATCAGACTGAAAGAGACCATCTACTGAGGAACAATATACTGCTTTAAAACTTGTCAGAACTGAAACCAGTAAAGTATTTTCTCAAGCTAGGGAAAGGAAGTGGAAAACTTTGAAGCAGCAAGAACTGTTGCCAGGTCCCTGGTCTCCCCATGGAATTGGGCTACTTGGAAAAGGAAGTGCTGGAAATATTTAGGAGTCATGGCTAGATACTTTATTGGTGTTAATCAAAGAAAACAGATGAACTGCAAAAAGATGAAAGCATTGTTCCAAAGAGAGCAGCAGATTGTGTTGAATTAATttcttatatgaaaaaaaaaaaaaaaaaaatgccaaaacacTTTTCCTTGGCTTGGTTACATGTGCCTTTGCATAAGTAGGGCTGCCTTTAATTTAATCTGGCTGTATAAGGCACAATCAGTTCCGAACAGTGGATGAAGCCAAGGCAACCTCTTGGTTTCATCATGTAGTGCTGTGTAAGCAGGCAGGGCAATTGAAGAAATACAACCTGTAATTAGATTACTCTTCAGCACCCTTTACAATGTAACTCCCAAGCAATTAGCTTTCTTTACAGCACAAAGTTTGGTTATCTGTTACAGAATGATGGGGACGatgtataatatttgtgggtatacaatttttttagcctgtctgcatatgacatgccttttaagcccggaataattctggtcgctcttctttgcactctttctagagaaacaatatctttttatagcgaggtgaccagaactggacacaatattcaagatgaggtcttactagtgcattgtacagttttaacattacttcccttgatttaaattcaacacttttcacaatgtatccgagcatcttgttagccttttttatagcttccccacattgtctagatacaagacatttctgagtcaacaaaaactaataggtcttttcatagattccttctaaaATGGGAAAACCCCATGGGTATTTATAAGGATGAAATTTTTGGTGGAAATGCAAATGACAGCTACCTAACACAATTTCTCTAGGCACCGTCTATTTGGGATGTGTCTGCCTTGATTTGAGTCTTTTCTAGATAACGAAGATCAGAGaatgaatgacctttgctgctgcaacagtgtttgccactcctcctaacATTGTCTCATCTGcaaatttttttaaatcctgcttaCTATAGACTAAatctaaggtttacaattttagaaaagcaaactatgaaggcatgaaacactGATCCCAGtggtagattggagtaaaataccaaaacacccacagaagaaggatttGTTCTTCTAAAACAGTACTAGAGGTTTTCTAACAATTAACCACTAAAgtaacaaatgtaaatgtaaaacctAAATTGCCAAAATGCGTAATAGATCaatgagaattaatcttttgcgaaaaaaggcactttgagCAAAAAAAGGACTGGAAATCTAAATAGAAccagtacacagaactgcaattatccaaaaaggaagttagaaaggccaagaaaaaGAAATCAACATTGTTAAGGGAGCACGAACTCCCTTTCCTAAATGTTtgtccaatattacaacagcaagagaacatacaaataggtaattttccatgtttggatcttattatagtttccataagtttgcatataatagcaAGTCAGGCTTAGGTCTGtaacctggttcagttttgtttccctttttgtggatcggtattacaaatgcaattttccagtctgtacTTTACCACCCCTTTTTCAAAGGAAGATACTGCATGATGCCCCACATGTCGGTTTGTAAATATCCAGTTTTAaattctt
The sequence above is drawn from the Polyodon spathula isolate WHYD16114869_AA chromosome 35, ASM1765450v1, whole genome shotgun sequence genome and encodes:
- the LOC121303792 gene encoding zinc finger protein with KRAB and SCAN domains 8-like, with the protein product MESVPIKEELPELELVPIRLVFSGLPSLPMKQEMPCDSIKTEVPDIKDESNELEIPQTAGPGPIKEEQPLSRTMCDAMDSVKTESDLIKEELPELEVVPITLLSALASLPIKQELCEIMPCSAIKPEGSAGIKAEPSELGICQTEEPVSLKAAPPALGPVCLRACSVVLKRICLRVQGAGAGASSPNSMQGCGKEDGGSSHSECSPAGSRTAAKVRASSDCGNGVTKSGGFRILQRPRRGKKPYLCSDCGKSFSWSRNLTSHQRIHTGEKPYHCSDCGKRFIHSAALVIHHQIHTGEKPYHCSDYGKRFNQSGHVKTHQQAHTGEKLYQCSDCGMRFNQSGSLKTHQRTYTGEKAYRSDCGKTFISSTNLVSHL